A stretch of DNA from Micromonospora peucetia:
CACCATCGCCCGGGAGGTGATGGTGCCGCGTACCGAGATGGTGTGGATCGAGGAGGGCAAGACGCTCTCCCAGGCGCTGGCGCTCTTCCTGCGCTCCGGCTTCTCCCGGATCCCGGTCATCGGCGAGAGCGTCGACGACGTGCTCGGCGTGCTCTACCTCAAGGACCTGATCCGGCGGACCCAGGGCGGGGCCTCGGCGGACCACCAGCTCCCGGTGGCCGAGCTGATGCGCCCCGCCACCTTCGTGCCCGAGTCCAAGCCGGTCGACGACCTGCTCTCGGAGATGCAGGCCGCCCGCAACCACCTGGTCATCGTCGTCGACGAGTACGGCGGCACCGGCGGGCTGGTCACCATCGAGGACATCCTGGAGGAGATCGTCGGTGAGATCACCGACGAGTACGATGTCGAGCGCCCGCCGGTCGAGCACCTCGACGACGGGGCGGTGCGGGTGACCGCACGGCTCCCGGTGGAGGACCTTGGCGAGCTGTTCGACACCGAGCTCCCCACCGACGAGGTGGAGACCGTCGGCGGCCTGCTCGCCCAGTCCCTGGGCCGGGTCCCGATTCCCGGGGCGGAGGTCGAGGTGGCCGGGCTCCAGTTGATCGCCGAGGGCACCACCGGCCGACGCAACCGGATCGACACCGTGCTGGTGAGCCGGGCGGAGTCGACCGACGCACAGAACGGCCCGGGCCGTGGCGAGCGCGCCGAACCCCGGGACGACCCGAACCGATCCGAGGAGAGGCAACCCGCCGATGCCTGAGTCACCCGCCGTACCGGCCACCCGGCCCACCCCGTCCGACCCGGTCGAGCTGAGCGCCGAGGACGGCAAGCTGGTCGTCCTGGCCCGGGGCGCGCGCGGCCGGGTGGGCGCCGTGGAGGGCGCGGCGGTCCGCGACCAGGATGGCCGGACGTACGCCGCGGCGAGTGTCTCGCTGCCCTCGTTGACGATCACCGCGCTTCAGCTCGCGGTGGCCTCGGCGGTGGCGGCCGGCGCGACCCGGCTGGAGGCCGCGGCGGTGGTCACCGAGGCGTCGACGCTGGACGGCGCCGGGCACGCGGCGGTACGCGACCTGGCCGCGGACGCGCCGATCCACGTGGCCGCTCCGGACGGCGCCGTCCTGGGCACGGTGGCCGAGTGAGCGGGCGGACCGTCGGGCGGGCTGGGGTGGCGCCCGGTGCCACCGCCGAGCGGGGCGGGGCAGCGGCGTGAGCGACCCCCAGCAGCGCCCCTACCGGGCCGGTTTCGCCTGTTTCGTCGGCCGGCCGAACGCCGGCAAGTCGACGCTGACCAACGCGATCATCGGGCAGAAGATCGCCATCACCTCGAACAAGCCGCAGACCACCAGGCACATCATCCGGGCCGTCCTGCACCGCCCGGAGTCCCAGCTCGTGCTGGTCGACACCCCGGGCCTGCACCGTCCCCG
This window harbors:
- a CDS encoding hemolysin family protein, which gives rise to MAVDPVPVMNIPILAAGATGLPDLQLLVFAAGLVVLAGLIAMTEAALAAVSPARAAELARDGARGARTLQTVAGDVVRHLNLLLLLRLLAELTATTLVALVAVDTFGAGWRAALVTAGAMTVISFVVVGVGPRTIGRQHAYVVARSVAPLVRWLGRALNPLASLLILIGNAVTPGRGFREGPFATQVELRELVDLAEQRGVVEHGERQMIHSVFALGDTIAREVMVPRTEMVWIEEGKTLSQALALFLRSGFSRIPVIGESVDDVLGVLYLKDLIRRTQGGASADHQLPVAELMRPATFVPESKPVDDLLSEMQAARNHLVIVVDEYGGTGGLVTIEDILEEIVGEITDEYDVERPPVEHLDDGAVRVTARLPVEDLGELFDTELPTDEVETVGGLLAQSLGRVPIPGAEVEVAGLQLIAEGTTGRRNRIDTVLVSRAESTDAQNGPGRGERAEPRDDPNRSEERQPADA
- a CDS encoding cytidine deaminase; translated protein: MPESPAVPATRPTPSDPVELSAEDGKLVVLARGARGRVGAVEGAAVRDQDGRTYAAASVSLPSLTITALQLAVASAVAAGATRLEAAAVVTEASTLDGAGHAAVRDLAADAPIHVAAPDGAVLGTVAE